The region AAGTCTCCTAGCCCTCGAAGCCGAACAGAGAGTTGGTCCATGTAAGGTTCTCTTTCCATGTATAGCCAATTCTCCCCCACGAGGGGTttgaaccctcactaactgacaCTCGCAATCCATCGTGGCCCCATTAGGTCCTAACCAATCCATCCCGACAATCACCTTCAATCCTCACAAAGGGATCAGAACCAAATCGATTGAAAACCTCTCCCTAAAAATATTCAGAACACTCCTTCAAAATACCCTTGCAACACTCACAGTGCGGTCGTACGCAATCTCCACCTTGAGTGGGGAATCTAAGGTCCCCGGAGCCTCACGAAACTtcttgctgagcgcaagagatacaaaagattGAGTAGCCCCTGAATCAAAAAGAATCTGTACCGACATACCATCGAACAAAAAGGTCCCTAtaaaatcataacaacataagcataataataaaataaacaaaacaagatACTAGTGACAACGTCATGCGCTGCTCGAGCCTCCTTATTAGTCAGTAGAAATGTGTGGCACTTCACCACAGGAGCCTCCACCTTGATCGGGAGGCCATCTGTAGTCCTCATTGTGGCGGGCGCATGCACCGCCACTGCTCCTCCTCCTCTAACCAACCTCGGAAAATCGACCATtttatggccggtctggttgcagtgaaaacaaatcaaaCCCTTCTTGAGAAATCCCAACTCATGTGACCTAGATGGCCACATGCATAACATTTTGTGCCCATTGCTCGTTATGCTTAACTATGTGACTCACCGCACTTGGCTCAACGGCTACGACCCTTTTGGCCCCTGCTGAGAGAatcagaggtcttaggcttcttggGCTAATCCGCTGCTGCCTGAACCTGCTGCGACATCTGCTTCATGTGGAGCTCTTACTTAATCTCTTGTTCCCAGGCCTTCTCCACTATCTCATTCAGGATCTTACACCATGAAAAAcctacaaactcccgaatatcatccctcaacatggaatgatacctACTCTTCTTCATCCCCTCACCCACAACATACTGTAGAACCAAAAGTGCCCTCGCTCGAAACTTGGCGgagatctccaccacagtctcggTAGTCTGCTGTAAATCCTGGAACTCTCTCACCAAATGTTGCGCCTCTATGGATGGTGCAAACTCCTGATCAAACCTCCTCACAAACTCCTCCCAAGTCATCTTAACCACCCATGCTGATCCCACCTCATGGGTAACCTTCTCCCAATAGTCTCATGTCGATCCCTCAACTTACAAGATGCGAACCGTAACTTTTCTAACTCGGGGTAAAAAAAACTCGTGCGCTAGGCATTCTCCATGTCTGCCACCCAGCATCAGCTAGTGATGGAATCCCTGACCTCTAAGAACTCAGGTGCTCTACATGCCTTGAACTCCTTGGATGAGGGAGCTCGGGCCCCAATTCGGCCTGCGACAATCTCGACTTGGAAGGACCTGACCCTCTCCTCCATGATATCCATGATGCCCTCCTTGATGGTACCGAAAATCACCACGGTACCGTCAAGGATGCCACGAGTAACCTTGGCAGTGATAAGATTATGCAAACTCTCATCCATCGGCTCTACACCCGAGCCTAAACATGATCCTGATCTTGAACCTGAACCTCGCGTGATCATCACCATCCAAATCTGAAAATATCATTAATAACCAAGATAAGGAATATGAAAGAGATTCCTCCTCACCAAACTTCTAAGAACTATCAGGTATGTCATTGATTTGGGTACAtgtcctgtgctttcaatagtacaggtccaatactaccttccatgccTACTTGTACCTTCCCAAAGGCCATACTTGATATCCCTAAATCATCAAATCACAAATGATAACTCATAAATACAACACTAACTCAGATCCTAGATTGCCCGTAGGATTCTCAACCCTCACCATACAGGAAACCAAGATTAATCATAGCAGGTTGCCCATATGCATGCAACTTATACACAAAGAGTATCATATAGACTGTTAAATAAAGCTTTTACcctaaacaaaaaccaaacaaggaacatgaataaGGCAGATTCCctcattctagggctatgcaaTCCTAAACATGTATAACTTTGGTAGCATAAACTTAATAGATAATCCATACAACCATATTTCCATATATACTATAGCATGACTAAAATattgggaatacttacttgagctcggccgattacgCACATTGAATTCTcccttttttcttaaaaaattgtTGTCAAAAAATTTAACGTTGGTTTCTTTTTGAAACGGTGTtgttaccatttccttagttcgAATTCTGACACACCCAGAAGTGCGCCCGAAtctctcaaactaaggctctgataccaatttgtaacaacccCCAATTTTCaggaaaattttaaacttttaatttcataaacatCATCGATAGGAAGTACAAAAATCCCATTACATATCCATATTATTTTAGAATTCAGATTACAAAAAGCCAAATGTGAAAACACTGGAGAATTCACGCCACGCCATCAAGACGGGTCCTTGACCTTATTAATAGAAGTACCTAAAAATCCaataaaattgtaagcacaagcttagtgagttttccaatCACACAagtcatataatcacataatgccatgcatacacatatacatacaagttTTCCATGTACCCCCTCCATGGTGTTCAAtgaaatgccatgggctaccctcatggtcttcacataagtcCACATATAATTCCTGTAAAAGACAATTACATATTCCCATACGAAACATTTCATAATCTGTAATGGGcaaacattggtgccttcgacccatgagtgtggtgagaagactcacctcaatacgGAATGGTAGCTGACTAGGTCCCGActccgaatatcagctctactCGACCCCTTTACAGAAACAACTCCTTAAATACAACTCCAAATGTCCTAAAAtcccttaaaagtcaaacttggttaatGACTAAAGTAAAAGGTACGAGTTGTCCTTCAATTCGTCGAGTTTCTCCATGAATTGCACAGATAGAGAAAACTCAAATCAGCTCGCCGAGTTCTCctaatgaactcgtcgagttggccaggAAACAAACAACTTAATGCCTTAAGTTGTTTCCATCGAATCTAGAAGCTTCAATTCTCAGATCTTCTCCCAAatgatgtctagaagggtaaagtttccaactttacccttaaaaaccACCACAATGAACCCAAAATTCGAATCTTTGACTTAATAGAGTggggcttaacccattaagcccttaaactctcaTAACATAGTCCCAAAACACAAATCTAGCATCCCAAGGCTAGAATataacgtaaagtttccaactttacatcgATGCATGCAAGAAAGGAACCATGAGGCCCAAAATCACTTAATAAAGGACTTAATGCATGGATGAGACTTAGGACCTcgcaaagcttgcaactttatgccAAAAGTGGTCATGAAAGGGTTAGATCTAACATAATAACCCCTGGAACCCTTGACCTTTTGGAAAACTCAACCATACACCCAAAAACCAAGCTAAAATATCCAATAAAGAGATCTACAAGATAACAACACaaggtatcgactttatacctcaaaagaacTGCAAAAATGGAAAGTTTTTGGATCCAAAGCCTTCCTTCCAAACTAAGCTCCTTCAATCGTCAAACTCCTTCCAAAACTACCAAAAATCAACTCTCCAAGCACACCACAAGCTCATACGCTCAACGTTGGAGGACAAtacatgaaattagggttttatggacAAGGAGGCTGGTAGAGAGGCTAACTAAAAgatttaaggtctttaaataaggtggaaaaccctaaaattagggttttcttcacaGCCCCCAACTCGTCGGGTTGGGacaccccaactcgtcgagttggaccaAAAAATGTCTGCAGCCAACAACCCCCTCAACACGACGAGTTAGaccttccaactcgctgagtctccataGAAAATACAATAAATTAGGGAATTTAACTAATATCAGGTCCAAGcgttacattattattattattattattattattattattattattattattattattattggtgTTGATGTGTAAGAATTGGAGGTTTTTTTTAACCCACCACACGTATGAAGGATTACAGCCTTGCAGGTAATTACTAGTCCATTGGAATTCTGGTTTCCGGTTAGAGTGCTCATCGCTCAACTTGGATGTTCATTGAACTATATAAAGACGAATATCAAACAAATTTTATGATACGTTTTAAACCATCAGTAGTGCATTTTCAAATGATGGACAAACTTAAAACTGATTGCTTTTTCTTCTAGACTTTTCAAAACATTGGAACTTAAAACGGTACTTTAATTGAGAAATTTTGGATATAAAAAGAACAAGTATATAAGATAATAATCGGTTGCTATAATTAATACAACAAATGACCATATGACATTTATAGTTTGAAAGAGCAATACAAACAAAAATCTTTAGCACATGTGTTTCACATCATCATCTCCACCCACCACCTGGCATATCAATCAACAAGGATGAAACAGTACTTGTTTTAAGTTGAACACCAGGTTCAGGTTTATTATTACACACTTATAGTACAAAAAGATTGAAAAACAATAATTTCGGAGAACTGGATAATTTTGTATGAATAGTAGTTCGAATGACTCCTGTTTTCCCTCACTTGCAAAGGGAAACGAGAATGCGGCGAGGTGGCTTTATTAGTGGGCGTCGGCTATGGAGAACCATCAAATTATTAACAAGCATGACATCACCTTTCTTCCAAGGTATTGCAACACACTCTTCTTCAAGGATTCTCAAACAGTCTTTCATGGCAGAATCCGACAAAGGTTCACCATTCCCAAACTCAATAGATCTGCTGTCGTCATAAATTTCAGCATTCGCGGGGCCACCATAACTGTTTGCGAGACTATTGAACCAAGTTTTCCGTTGACTTCCTTTATCAAATTTTATGCCTGGCACGGGACCGGTTATAGTTTTTACGCTATTTCCCATCCATTCCAGCTTTGTGCCCAACTTCGCTGCCCTGTAAATATAGTGAATTATATATTTTTGTTCTTGTATTACAACTTAGTGTAGCAAAATTAATGTATACAAACCTTTCCTCTGCAACATTCTTGTCATTGGTCATGTATGCCGACTTCCAACCGCTGCCGGTGAAAGATGATGGAAGATCCTCGTCACTCATTATTTTTGTGTACGTCAATCCATGTTCCTCTAGTTTTTCAACGAAATCTGGGTGCTTCTCTTTCATCTTGTCGTAGATGATATGACTCAAAACTATTGGAGTTTCTCCCCCACTTCTTGGTGCTTCTTGGCAAAAGAAAAATAGCTTCGAGGGGTAGTCTGGAACCTGTTTGCATGCATGACACATATCAGtcgatttaaaaaataataataataatctgaGAAATTAAGCAACAGATGCATATGGATAGATTAAAGGTATTTACATAAGCCATCTCGTGATGGAAAGGAATAGTCTTATCCTGAGGAGCTTCATTTGTGGTGTAAATCCGGCCAAGGATTTTGGTTCGAGAGGCTCTGCCACCAACATAGAACGCTTCAGGGAAGCCAAATGCTTCCACCACATCATTCATGTCGGAAGTAGAGTTTACAGGGAAGCCTCTGAAGAGGATAGCACCTCTTTTCTGGAGAAGTGACTCGAGCCATGGCTTGTGAGCTTTGATCGCTTCTTCAAAGCCATTGAGTTTTGCTGTTGAAGTAAAATCAGCGTTAGATATTGGGGATAACACCGCCGGGAATAGAGCGCCATCGCTGTCAGGTTTTTGCTCAGGTAGTTCTACTTCTCGGAAGATATTGCCTGAGGCCATTTTGattgttttgtggtgttatggtGTAGTGGGATGCTTTTGCATGCATCCTACATTGGATTATATATAGTGATAATCACAATACGATGTTCTTGTATTTAAATAATTGAAATATATCACAAGAATCACATGCTTTgtattttataattaatacatTAATCTAAGATGATAAAATGACCATATCAATAATTGGGCTGTGAATTGTAAATTTCTTGGTACTATAAAAAAATCTTACAaatatataaaagaaattttCAGATAATATCTTACTCCTATTTCAAAGTATTATTCGAAAGTTGTTTATATTATTTGGCCAAAACAATTAAATTGCACTGACGACGACGTTATTTAACCGAAAAAAACTGAGTTTTTTTCATAATATATCTCAAATTATAAGAATTATTGTTACATAGCAACAATTAATTTTTAACAGAAAACTGAGTTTTTGGAACATAGAATGTAAATTTGCAAAATAAATGGCCTTTTATTGTGATGTATAATAAAACTGTTGATTTGTTAAATCATAAATGCAACACATTTTATAGTTGACATTTTTGGTTTTACATGTGCATCCAAAAATTAAGCGTTCAGACTTATTTAAATTCGTTGTCAAATAAGTTTTTCACAGACTGCTAAtttatatagaaaaaaataaaacaataatcATGAACCTTTTTcaatttgtattatttttttactattttttgcTTATGTATTTGAAGTAGTTGTAATATGTCGTTTTAAGCATACATACTTTTAAGAGAACACGTACATAATAGTTGTAATATGTCATTTTAAGCATACATcattaaaatgttttcaaatttaatatatttattctaatccaCATATAAGTTCGTAATAGTATATCATTTGAATATATGGATTTATTGTTGGGATTTAAGTTTGAAAGTTAACTTTTGAGTTTGAATTTGGCCAAAACATCACATCATGAGATGATTATGACTTGGAGTATGTTAAAATGGttgtaatatgtttttaaattagTTGGTAGCCTACTAGCATCAATGTTACAAATTAAGGGTGAATATGTAAACTAATGCCAATTTTGCAGTTGTAAAACATAAAatagagaaaaaaaaatgttagttTAATTCATTATCTACGGATTATATTAGGTGTTAAAAAATGTGTAATAAAGTTATTATAGTGCATCAATCATTTCAGATAGTTTTTAATGGTATTGGGAgggttaaaaaattaatttagcAAAGTGTGTTGATATTTTCGGCAAAACTCTATGATGTGAGCAAACACACATATTGTGTGTTTTGCCTTATAAATCAAAAATGGGTCGTGCCGTCTTTTGACTCTCTTTTACAAGAATGTTATAAATTGATCATATGGTGTAACATCCTAGTAAaataaatttcttttaaaacaattACTATATGAAATTGTGACCTTCAGTATTTAAATCTATTAGTAAAAGCAAATACATTTGAAAGAATATATTTAAAACCACAAGTTTTAAACTCTAATTATAAAAACAATTTGTAAAAGAAAGTGTTCTTGATAGAAAATATGTTAAAGACATTGTTTCGTTAAAACTTTCAAATATAATATTATAGTTACCAAAAGTGTGGAAGTCATAGTCGTATAAAACATAATGAAATGTCATAAAAATAATTGAAATATCATATTCAATCGATTGTAAAAGGAAATTGGAGAACAAACTAATGAACATATGATGTAAATAAGATCTTGTTTCAACTAGTATTTATTTAGATTTGTACAAATACAAATGTAGAGAGAGAAAACACAGTGCACAAAATGACAAAAACTACAAAAAATTTAAGTAtatactctatttatagagtacTAAACGGACGCAAAATGTACACCAGGACTTCGACATTAATACTGAATCTACAAAAGTGCATGGTAAAATATGTTCACTATCGAAGTCATTTTGACCATCCATACTGACATAACATTTGCTACTAAGTCAACTACCTAAGCTTCGATatatcacaacaaatatgaatctACAATCTCCCTCTTTCTGATCAATATCGAATCTTCAGACTGAGGGTAGTGTCTTTATCACTTGTAGCAAAACTCGTATAATCTCCATGTACCACACGATGATCTTCCTTATCTCTTCTTTATCTTCATTTGTAGTCTTCTTCCAATTGTTGATGCGAAGAAGGAAACTAGTAATATTTTGATCTGAATATATTTCTACATCGTCAGCACGAAGAAGAACTTCTTTTTCCCACCCTTCATGTTATTTCCTGTAAACACAACTCGTAAAGGATGATTGATGATTTCACCATCTTCTTAATCATTAATGTTGAATTTTCCTTTCAACAATGACTTGGGAACCTTTGAATTCTTGTTGAAAACATTAGCTAACTCAAACTTTGTTAATTCTAGATTAGCAGTGTAATAGTCTAAGAAGCTCTTGGTGTGACCATAACCAATGATGTACAAAGGTTTGTCTTGAACTTGATGTTTATGTATATTTCCCGTAATCTTCGTTATCGTAACGAGATCATTCAGATTTATCAAAGGAAAGTCAACAATTGTGAAGTCACAAAGTATATTGTTTTCCATTACAACACTATATCAATAATTTTGCAAAACTATTTTGAACATACCATAAGGAGTTATCGATATAAACTTCACAATTTTCACCAAGAACCAAATATCTTATTCCTTCTTTCCAAGAACAGCATGAAAACAAATCTTTATATTTTTAAACTCCTCTGTATCATTATAATTCTCCTAGCTTGAACTGAGCATGAGTGAACGTGACATGATTAGTTGGAAAATCCAATTGATTGAAATTTGAGTTTTTAATGGCATAGTTTCTCTTTGGTATTTTTTGAAAAGCATTGACCTTTCCATAAAACACATTTTCAATTGTTTTGTAACCCCACACCTTGTTTGGATCTCCATTTTTATGATCAGTCGGGTCATGCACTCTCATTCTCATGATATTGTTCAACTGCTTCAATCTTTCGATCTTGAGCTCTTGTAGTTTCCTTTTCTCTTTTGTTGTAGGTTTGACATAAACACCTTTTCCCTTATATTTTGAATCGAAAGTCGTAACAGGTCTGGTTGTTGAAGAACCTAAGCCTCTTTTGCCTAGGTTCAAACCTTTCTTCGATTGTAGCTTCAACATCTAAACTTCGACATTTGGTGTAATAGTCGTTGTTGAAGTTGTCAATATGGATTTCATTGGTAGTGAAGTTGGAATTTGAGTAGGAAACACCTTCCCACCATCTTTAGATGAATCAACCCTTTTTCTCTCCCTTGTAAGCATTCATAGACGGGTGTGGAGCATTGGTGGGTAATCGAAGAGCAAGATCTAGGATTGGTTCCAATtgagatttaaaacataatttcactGAAGAAAACACATATGAGATTTGTTCTTGAGATAATGAAGTAGCTTATTGAAACTCAAACTTCACTAAAGAATCATGAAAACTTGTAAGAGAGTTCTCAACGTTTGTAGACACCTTGCCCTCAGATTCCTTCTTAAGCTTTATAAACATATTCTTTCTTCAAAGC is a window of Lactuca sativa cultivar Salinas chromosome 1, Lsat_Salinas_v11, whole genome shotgun sequence DNA encoding:
- the LOC111892089 gene encoding clavaminate synthase-like protein At3g21360; the protein is MASGNIFREVELPEQKPDSDGALFPAVLSPISNADFTSTAKLNGFEEAIKAHKPWLESLLQKRGAILFRGFPVNSTSDMNDVVEAFGFPEAFYVGGRASRTKILGRIYTTNEAPQDKTIPFHHEMAYVPDYPSKLFFFCQEAPRSGGETPIVLSHIIYDKMKEKHPDFVEKLEEHGLTYTKIMSDEDLPSSFTGSGWKSAYMTNDKNVAEERAAKLGTKLEWMGNSVKTITGPVPGIKFDKGSQRKTWFNSLANSYGGPANAEIYDDSRSIEFGNGEPLSDSAMKDCLRILEEECVAIPWKKGDVMLVNNLMVLHSRRPLIKPPRRILVSLCK